In Columba livia isolate bColLiv1 breed racing homer chromosome Z, bColLiv1.pat.W.v2, whole genome shotgun sequence, one DNA window encodes the following:
- the AGTPBP1 gene encoding cytosolic carboxypeptidase 1 isoform X1 gives MNKLKTSSEKSISASSRTTSLLSQLEKINLDSVSGEAGNARYVTSKILHLVQSQEKTRKEMTSKGSTGIDVILSTLENTKDPQTILNILNILIEVVSVGGGRRAGVLVTKGGTQILLQLLLTASKDSPLNEELMVLLHTLLAKIGPKDKKIGMKARINGVLNIPLNLVRQNLQNHRLVLPCLQVLRVYSTNSVNAVSLGKNGVVELMFKIIGPFSKKNTSLMKVALDTLAALLKSKTNARRAVDKGYVQVLLTIYIDWHRHDSRHRYMLIRKGVLQCIKSVTSIKLGRKAFIDANGMKILYNTSQECLAVRTLDPLVNTSSLIMRKCFPKNRLPLPTIKSAFHFQLPVIPTSGPVAQLYNLPPDVDDVVDESDDNDDAETESEIETENDDDKDQHFKNDDIETDIDKLKPRQELGRPIEELKMYEQFFPELSENFQECDLVSKEPKPFVPDANMSGPIVVPTAGEEHPTEAKQSMKGVALKESNPLLTEEYNRRPAFLELPKKDSIKDSSLHQQNDERNLLPSCQCLSQEIVKGLDRISLQNNVKNDQYYGTSFVIKKESKASLTTIACSKPCEHVSPCGSSLFEGSSVQLGKLCCAGVDSEEEDSRSSSPGEQVMLEVSDVSPVHDCDLYIEMVKNTKSIPEYSEVAYPDYFGHIPPPFKEPILERPYGVQRTKISQDIERLIHQNDIIDRVVYDLDNSSCSVPEEADVLKFNSKFESGNLRKVIQIRKNEYDLILNSDINSNHYHQWFYFEVSGMKTGISYRFNIINCEKSNSQFNYGMQPLMYSVQEALNSRPSWTRVGTDICYYKNHFSRSSIAAGGQKGKSYYTITFTVTFQHKDDVCYFAYHYPYTYSTLKMHLHKLESMHNPQQIYFRQDVLCETLAGNSCPLVTITAMPESNYYEHICQFRNRPYVFLSARVHPGETNASWVMKGTLEYLMSNNPSAQCLRESYIFKIIPMLNPDGVINGNHRCSLSGEDLNRQWQNPNPDLHPTIYHAKGLLQYLAAIKRLPLVYCDYHGHSRKKNVFMYGCSIKETMWHTNVNAASCDVTEDPGYRALPKILSQTAPAFCMGSCSFVVEKSKESTARVVVWREIGVQRSYTMESTLCGCDQGKYKGLQIGTRELEEMGAKFCVGLLRLKRMSSPLEYDLPSSLLDLENELIESSCKVTSPTTYVLDEDEPRFLEEVDYSAESNDDQDIELAENVGDYEAVNQEDGLSDSDSTRIFLS, from the exons ATGAACAAACTAAAAACATCGTCTGAAAAAAG TATTTCTGCCAGCTCTCGGACTACATCTTTGCTGTCACAGCTGGAGAAGATCAATTTGGACTCAGTATCAGGAGAAGCAGGCAATGCCAGATATGTTACCTCAAAGATCCTTCATCTGGTTCAGAGTCAAG AAAAAACCAGGAAGGAGATGACTTCTAAGGGCTCCACTGGAATAGACGTTATCCTGTCAACCCTAGAG AATACAAAAGATCCTCAAACTATTCTAAATATATTGAATATTCTCATTGAGGTAGTCTCAGTTG GTGGTGGTCGGAGAGCAGGCGTCTTGGTCACTAAAGGAGGGACACAGATCTTACTGCAGCTGCTGTTGACTGCTAGCAAAGACTCTCCACTAAACGAAGAATTAATGGTGCTTCTTCATACCCTTCTTGCAAAAATTGGTCCAAAAG ACAAAAAGATTGGCATGAAAGCAAGAATTAATGGTGTCCTAAACATACCACTGAATTTAGTGAGGCAGAATTTGCAGAACCACAGGCTGGTATTACCATGTCTTCAAGTATTAAGAGTTTACTCAACTAACT CTGTGAATGCAGTGTCCTTGGGAAAGAATGGAGTAGTAGAACTGATGTTTAAGATCATTGGCCCTTTTAGTAAAAAGAACACAAGCCTTATGAA GGTTGCTTTAGACACACTTGCTGCATTGCTAAAATCAA aaacaaatgcCAGGAGAGCAGTAGACAAAGGATATGTGCAGGTGCTTTTAACGATTTATATTGATTGGCACCGTCATGATAGTCGACACAGATACATGCTGATACGTAAaggagttttacagtgcattaAAAGTGTTACAAGTATCaaactgggaagaaaagcaTTCATTGATGCCAATGGGATGAAAATTCTTTACAACACTTCACAA GAGTGCCTTGCAGTAAGAACTCTTGATCCCCTTGTCAACACATCCAGCCTAAtaatgagaaaatgttttcctaaaaaTCGTCTTCCTTTACCAACGATTAAAAGTGCTTTCCATTTCCAACTCCCGGTTATTCCTACCAGTGGTCCTGTAGCTCAGCTGTACAATTTGCCTCCTGACG TGGATGATGTAGTAGATGAAAGTGATGATAACGACGATGCTGAAACAGAATCAGAAATTGAAACCGAAAATGATGATGACAAGGACCAACATTTTAAG AATGATGATATTGAGACTGATATTGATAAACTGAAACCTAGACAGGAATTGGGAAGACCCATAGAGGAACTGAAAATGTATGAGCAGTTTTTCCCAGAACTTTCAGAAAACTTTCAG gaatgtGACTTAGTTTCCAAGGAACCAAAGCCTTTTGTACCTGATGCAAATATGAGTGGGCCTATTGTTGTTCCTACCGCAGGAGAGGAGCACCCTACTGAAGCAAAGCAGTCAATGAAAGGAGTTGCTTTGAAGGAGAGCAATCCTTTATTGACAGAGGAATACAATAGAAGGCCAGCCTTTCTGGAACTACCAAAGAAAGACAGTATCAAAGACAGTAGTTTACATCAGCAAAACGATGAAAGAAACCTGCTTCCGTCATGCCAGTGTCTAAGCCAAGAAATTGTGAAAGGGTTGGACAGAATCAGTCTGCAGAACAATGTGAAAAATGATCAGTACTATGGTACAAGTTTTGtgataaagaaggaaagcaaagctaGCCTTACCACAATTGCTTGTAGTAAACCTTGTGAACATGTTTCGCCTTGTGGAAGTAGCCTCTTTGAAGGATCATCTGTCCAGCTGGGAAAACTCTGCTGTGCCGGAGTGGATTCAGAGGAGGAGGATTCCAGATCTAGTTCACCTGGGGAACAAGTTATGCTTGAGGTTTCTGATGTGTCACCAGTTCATGACTGTGATCTTTATATTGAAATGGTAAAAAACACAAAGTCTATTCCTGAATATTCAGAAGTGGCCTATCCAGATTATTTTGGCCATATTCCACCCCCATTTAAGGAGCCTATTCTGGAAAGGCCATATGGAGTGCAGAG gaCAAAAATCTCTCAAGATATTGAAAGACTGATTCATCAAAATGACATTATAGACAGAGTTGTATATGACCTTGATAATTCCAG CTGTTCAGTACCAGAGGAAGCAGATGTTTTGAAGTTTAATTCCAAATTTGAATCTGGAAACCTGCGCAAAGTTATTCAGATCAGAAA AAACGAGTATGATCTAATTCTGAACTCGGATATAAATAGCAATCATTATCATCAATGGTTTTActttgaagtcagtggaatGAAAACTGGCATCAGTTACCGGTTTAACATCATTAACTGTGAAAAGTCAAACAGTCAATTTAACTACG gtATGCAGCCCCTCATGTATTCTGTTCAAGAAGCATTAAATTCTCGACCATCTTGGACTCGTGTTGGGACAGATATCTGTTACTATAA GAATCACTTTTCAAGAAGTTCAATTGCTGCTGGAGGTCAGAAAGGAAAATCTTATTACACAATTACATTCACAGTGACTTTTCAGCATAAAGATGATGTCTGCTACTTTGCTTACCATTATCCATATACATATTCAACTTTAAAG ATGCATCTTCACAAGCTGGAATCTATGCACAACCCTCAACAGATATATTTTCGGCAAGATGTTCTCTGTGAGACTTTGGCTGGCAACAGTTGTCCCTTAGTCACTATTACAGCCATGCCAGAGTCCAATTACTATGAACATATCTGTCAGTTCA GGAATCGTCCTtatgttttcctctctgctcgTGTACATCCTGGAGAGACTAATGCGAGCTGGGTTATGAAGGGAACGCTGGAATACCTTATGAGCAATAATCCAAGTGCACAATGTTTACGAGAAtcttatattttcaaaattattcccATGCTCAATCCAGATGGTGTCATCAATGGAAA CCACCGTTGCTCTTTAAGTGGAGAAGATTTAAACAGGCAGTGGCAAAATCCAAATCCAGATCTGCATCCCACTATTTACCATGCTAAAGGGTTACTGCAATATCTGGCTGCCATAAAACGTTTACCTTTG GTCTACTGTGATTATCATGGTCACTCTCGTAAAAAGAATGTATTTATGTATGGCTGCAGCATCAAAGAGACAATGTGGCACACAAATGTTAATGCTGCCTCTTGTGACGTGACGGAAGACCCTGGTTACAGG GCACTCCCCAAGATCCTGAGTCAAACTGCCCCAGCATTCTGCAtgggcagctgcagctttgtAGTGGAAAAGTCCAAGGAATCAACAGCACGAGTTGTTGTGTGGAGAGAGATAGGAGTACAAAGGAGCTACACAATGGAAAGCACATTATGTGGATGTGACCAGGGCAAATATAAG ggATTGCAGATAGGgacaagagaactggaggagATGGGAGCAAAGTTCTGCGTTGGCTTGCTGCGTTTAAAAAGAATGTCCTCACCTTTGGAATATGATCTGCCTTCTAGTCTGTTGGATCTTGAAAATGAGCTGATTGAGTCGAGCTGTAAAGTGACAAG
- the AGTPBP1 gene encoding cytosolic carboxypeptidase 1 isoform X2, with protein sequence MNKLKTSSEKSISASSRTTSLLSQLEKINLDSVSGEAGNARYVTSKILHLVQSQEKTRKEMTSKGSTGIDVILSTLENTKDPQTILNILNILIEVVSVGGGRRAGVLVTKGGTQILLQLLLTASKDSPLNEELMVLLHTLLAKIGPKDKKIGMKARINGVLNIPLNLVRQNLQNHRLVLPCLQVLRVYSTNSVNAVSLGKNGVVELMFKIIGPFSKKNTSLMKVALDTLAALLKSKTNARRAVDKGYVQVLLTIYIDWHRHDSRHRYMLIRKGVLQCIKSVTSIKLGRKAFIDANGMKILYNTSQECLAVRTLDPLVNTSSLIMRKCFPKNRLPLPTIKSAFHFQLPVIPTSGPVAQLYNLPPDVDDVVDESDDNDDAETESEIETENDDDKDQHFKNDDIETDIDKLKPRQELGRPIEELKMYEQFFPELSENFQECDLVSKEPKPFVPDANMSGPIVVPTAGEEHPTEAKQSMKGVALKESNPLLTEEYNRRPAFLELPKKDSIKDSSLHQQNDERNLLPSCQCLSQEIVKGLDRISLQNNVKNDQYYGTSFVIKKESKASLTTIACSKPCEHVSPCGSSLFEGSSVQLGKLCCAGVDSEEEDSRSSSPGEQVMLEVSDVSPVHDCDLYIEMVKNTKSIPEYSEVAYPDYFGHIPPPFKEPILERPYGVQRTKISQDIERLIHQNDIIDRVVYDLDNSSCSVPEEADVLKFNSKFESGNLRKVIQIRKNEYDLILNSDINSNHYHQWFYFEVSGMKTGISYRFNIINCEKSNSQFNYGMQPLMYSVQEALNSRPSWTRVGTDICYYKNHFSRSSIAAGGQKGKSYYTITFTVTFQHKDDVCYFAYHYPYTYSTLKMHLHKLESMHNPQQIYFRQDVLCETLAGNSCPLVTITAMPESNYYEHICQFRNRPYVFLSARVHPGETNASWVMKGTLEYLMSNNPSAQCLRESYIFKIIPMLNPDGVINGNHRCSLSGEDLNRQWQNPNPDLHPTIYHAKGLLQYLAAIKRLPLVYCDYHGHSRKKNVFMYGCSIKETMWHTNVNAASCDVTEDPGYRALPKILSQTAPAFCMGSCSFVVEKSKESTARVVVWREIGVQRSYTMESTLCGCDQGKYKGLCLPVISVVEPQL encoded by the exons ATGAACAAACTAAAAACATCGTCTGAAAAAAG TATTTCTGCCAGCTCTCGGACTACATCTTTGCTGTCACAGCTGGAGAAGATCAATTTGGACTCAGTATCAGGAGAAGCAGGCAATGCCAGATATGTTACCTCAAAGATCCTTCATCTGGTTCAGAGTCAAG AAAAAACCAGGAAGGAGATGACTTCTAAGGGCTCCACTGGAATAGACGTTATCCTGTCAACCCTAGAG AATACAAAAGATCCTCAAACTATTCTAAATATATTGAATATTCTCATTGAGGTAGTCTCAGTTG GTGGTGGTCGGAGAGCAGGCGTCTTGGTCACTAAAGGAGGGACACAGATCTTACTGCAGCTGCTGTTGACTGCTAGCAAAGACTCTCCACTAAACGAAGAATTAATGGTGCTTCTTCATACCCTTCTTGCAAAAATTGGTCCAAAAG ACAAAAAGATTGGCATGAAAGCAAGAATTAATGGTGTCCTAAACATACCACTGAATTTAGTGAGGCAGAATTTGCAGAACCACAGGCTGGTATTACCATGTCTTCAAGTATTAAGAGTTTACTCAACTAACT CTGTGAATGCAGTGTCCTTGGGAAAGAATGGAGTAGTAGAACTGATGTTTAAGATCATTGGCCCTTTTAGTAAAAAGAACACAAGCCTTATGAA GGTTGCTTTAGACACACTTGCTGCATTGCTAAAATCAA aaacaaatgcCAGGAGAGCAGTAGACAAAGGATATGTGCAGGTGCTTTTAACGATTTATATTGATTGGCACCGTCATGATAGTCGACACAGATACATGCTGATACGTAAaggagttttacagtgcattaAAAGTGTTACAAGTATCaaactgggaagaaaagcaTTCATTGATGCCAATGGGATGAAAATTCTTTACAACACTTCACAA GAGTGCCTTGCAGTAAGAACTCTTGATCCCCTTGTCAACACATCCAGCCTAAtaatgagaaaatgttttcctaaaaaTCGTCTTCCTTTACCAACGATTAAAAGTGCTTTCCATTTCCAACTCCCGGTTATTCCTACCAGTGGTCCTGTAGCTCAGCTGTACAATTTGCCTCCTGACG TGGATGATGTAGTAGATGAAAGTGATGATAACGACGATGCTGAAACAGAATCAGAAATTGAAACCGAAAATGATGATGACAAGGACCAACATTTTAAG AATGATGATATTGAGACTGATATTGATAAACTGAAACCTAGACAGGAATTGGGAAGACCCATAGAGGAACTGAAAATGTATGAGCAGTTTTTCCCAGAACTTTCAGAAAACTTTCAG gaatgtGACTTAGTTTCCAAGGAACCAAAGCCTTTTGTACCTGATGCAAATATGAGTGGGCCTATTGTTGTTCCTACCGCAGGAGAGGAGCACCCTACTGAAGCAAAGCAGTCAATGAAAGGAGTTGCTTTGAAGGAGAGCAATCCTTTATTGACAGAGGAATACAATAGAAGGCCAGCCTTTCTGGAACTACCAAAGAAAGACAGTATCAAAGACAGTAGTTTACATCAGCAAAACGATGAAAGAAACCTGCTTCCGTCATGCCAGTGTCTAAGCCAAGAAATTGTGAAAGGGTTGGACAGAATCAGTCTGCAGAACAATGTGAAAAATGATCAGTACTATGGTACAAGTTTTGtgataaagaaggaaagcaaagctaGCCTTACCACAATTGCTTGTAGTAAACCTTGTGAACATGTTTCGCCTTGTGGAAGTAGCCTCTTTGAAGGATCATCTGTCCAGCTGGGAAAACTCTGCTGTGCCGGAGTGGATTCAGAGGAGGAGGATTCCAGATCTAGTTCACCTGGGGAACAAGTTATGCTTGAGGTTTCTGATGTGTCACCAGTTCATGACTGTGATCTTTATATTGAAATGGTAAAAAACACAAAGTCTATTCCTGAATATTCAGAAGTGGCCTATCCAGATTATTTTGGCCATATTCCACCCCCATTTAAGGAGCCTATTCTGGAAAGGCCATATGGAGTGCAGAG gaCAAAAATCTCTCAAGATATTGAAAGACTGATTCATCAAAATGACATTATAGACAGAGTTGTATATGACCTTGATAATTCCAG CTGTTCAGTACCAGAGGAAGCAGATGTTTTGAAGTTTAATTCCAAATTTGAATCTGGAAACCTGCGCAAAGTTATTCAGATCAGAAA AAACGAGTATGATCTAATTCTGAACTCGGATATAAATAGCAATCATTATCATCAATGGTTTTActttgaagtcagtggaatGAAAACTGGCATCAGTTACCGGTTTAACATCATTAACTGTGAAAAGTCAAACAGTCAATTTAACTACG gtATGCAGCCCCTCATGTATTCTGTTCAAGAAGCATTAAATTCTCGACCATCTTGGACTCGTGTTGGGACAGATATCTGTTACTATAA GAATCACTTTTCAAGAAGTTCAATTGCTGCTGGAGGTCAGAAAGGAAAATCTTATTACACAATTACATTCACAGTGACTTTTCAGCATAAAGATGATGTCTGCTACTTTGCTTACCATTATCCATATACATATTCAACTTTAAAG ATGCATCTTCACAAGCTGGAATCTATGCACAACCCTCAACAGATATATTTTCGGCAAGATGTTCTCTGTGAGACTTTGGCTGGCAACAGTTGTCCCTTAGTCACTATTACAGCCATGCCAGAGTCCAATTACTATGAACATATCTGTCAGTTCA GGAATCGTCCTtatgttttcctctctgctcgTGTACATCCTGGAGAGACTAATGCGAGCTGGGTTATGAAGGGAACGCTGGAATACCTTATGAGCAATAATCCAAGTGCACAATGTTTACGAGAAtcttatattttcaaaattattcccATGCTCAATCCAGATGGTGTCATCAATGGAAA CCACCGTTGCTCTTTAAGTGGAGAAGATTTAAACAGGCAGTGGCAAAATCCAAATCCAGATCTGCATCCCACTATTTACCATGCTAAAGGGTTACTGCAATATCTGGCTGCCATAAAACGTTTACCTTTG GTCTACTGTGATTATCATGGTCACTCTCGTAAAAAGAATGTATTTATGTATGGCTGCAGCATCAAAGAGACAATGTGGCACACAAATGTTAATGCTGCCTCTTGTGACGTGACGGAAGACCCTGGTTACAGG GCACTCCCCAAGATCCTGAGTCAAACTGCCCCAGCATTCTGCAtgggcagctgcagctttgtAGTGGAAAAGTCCAAGGAATCAACAGCACGAGTTGTTGTGTGGAGAGAGATAGGAGTACAAAGGAGCTACACAATGGAAAGCACATTATGTGGATGTGACCAGGGCAAATATAAG ggactgtGTCTTCCTGTGATTAGCGTAGTGGAGCCCCAGCTATGA
- the AGTPBP1 gene encoding cytosolic carboxypeptidase 1 isoform X3, with protein MFKIIGPFSKKNTSLMKVALDTLAALLKSKTNARRAVDKGYVQVLLTIYIDWHRHDSRHRYMLIRKGVLQCIKSVTSIKLGRKAFIDANGMKILYNTSQECLAVRTLDPLVNTSSLIMRKCFPKNRLPLPTIKSAFHFQLPVIPTSGPVAQLYNLPPDVDDVVDESDDNDDAETESEIETENDDDKDQHFKNDDIETDIDKLKPRQELGRPIEELKMYEQFFPELSENFQECDLVSKEPKPFVPDANMSGPIVVPTAGEEHPTEAKQSMKGVALKESNPLLTEEYNRRPAFLELPKKDSIKDSSLHQQNDERNLLPSCQCLSQEIVKGLDRISLQNNVKNDQYYGTSFVIKKESKASLTTIACSKPCEHVSPCGSSLFEGSSVQLGKLCCAGVDSEEEDSRSSSPGEQVMLEVSDVSPVHDCDLYIEMVKNTKSIPEYSEVAYPDYFGHIPPPFKEPILERPYGVQRTKISQDIERLIHQNDIIDRVVYDLDNSSCSVPEEADVLKFNSKFESGNLRKVIQIRKNEYDLILNSDINSNHYHQWFYFEVSGMKTGISYRFNIINCEKSNSQFNYGMQPLMYSVQEALNSRPSWTRVGTDICYYKNHFSRSSIAAGGQKGKSYYTITFTVTFQHKDDVCYFAYHYPYTYSTLKMHLHKLESMHNPQQIYFRQDVLCETLAGNSCPLVTITAMPESNYYEHICQFRNRPYVFLSARVHPGETNASWVMKGTLEYLMSNNPSAQCLRESYIFKIIPMLNPDGVINGNHRCSLSGEDLNRQWQNPNPDLHPTIYHAKGLLQYLAAIKRLPLVYCDYHGHSRKKNVFMYGCSIKETMWHTNVNAASCDVTEDPGYRALPKILSQTAPAFCMGSCSFVVEKSKESTARVVVWREIGVQRSYTMESTLCGCDQGKYKGLQIGTRELEEMGAKFCVGLLRLKRMSSPLEYDLPSSLLDLENELIESSCKVTSPTTYVLDEDEPRFLEEVDYSAESNDDQDIELAENVGDYEAVNQEDGLSDSDSTRIFLS; from the exons ATGTTTAAGATCATTGGCCCTTTTAGTAAAAAGAACACAAGCCTTATGAA GGTTGCTTTAGACACACTTGCTGCATTGCTAAAATCAA aaacaaatgcCAGGAGAGCAGTAGACAAAGGATATGTGCAGGTGCTTTTAACGATTTATATTGATTGGCACCGTCATGATAGTCGACACAGATACATGCTGATACGTAAaggagttttacagtgcattaAAAGTGTTACAAGTATCaaactgggaagaaaagcaTTCATTGATGCCAATGGGATGAAAATTCTTTACAACACTTCACAA GAGTGCCTTGCAGTAAGAACTCTTGATCCCCTTGTCAACACATCCAGCCTAAtaatgagaaaatgttttcctaaaaaTCGTCTTCCTTTACCAACGATTAAAAGTGCTTTCCATTTCCAACTCCCGGTTATTCCTACCAGTGGTCCTGTAGCTCAGCTGTACAATTTGCCTCCTGACG TGGATGATGTAGTAGATGAAAGTGATGATAACGACGATGCTGAAACAGAATCAGAAATTGAAACCGAAAATGATGATGACAAGGACCAACATTTTAAG AATGATGATATTGAGACTGATATTGATAAACTGAAACCTAGACAGGAATTGGGAAGACCCATAGAGGAACTGAAAATGTATGAGCAGTTTTTCCCAGAACTTTCAGAAAACTTTCAG gaatgtGACTTAGTTTCCAAGGAACCAAAGCCTTTTGTACCTGATGCAAATATGAGTGGGCCTATTGTTGTTCCTACCGCAGGAGAGGAGCACCCTACTGAAGCAAAGCAGTCAATGAAAGGAGTTGCTTTGAAGGAGAGCAATCCTTTATTGACAGAGGAATACAATAGAAGGCCAGCCTTTCTGGAACTACCAAAGAAAGACAGTATCAAAGACAGTAGTTTACATCAGCAAAACGATGAAAGAAACCTGCTTCCGTCATGCCAGTGTCTAAGCCAAGAAATTGTGAAAGGGTTGGACAGAATCAGTCTGCAGAACAATGTGAAAAATGATCAGTACTATGGTACAAGTTTTGtgataaagaaggaaagcaaagctaGCCTTACCACAATTGCTTGTAGTAAACCTTGTGAACATGTTTCGCCTTGTGGAAGTAGCCTCTTTGAAGGATCATCTGTCCAGCTGGGAAAACTCTGCTGTGCCGGAGTGGATTCAGAGGAGGAGGATTCCAGATCTAGTTCACCTGGGGAACAAGTTATGCTTGAGGTTTCTGATGTGTCACCAGTTCATGACTGTGATCTTTATATTGAAATGGTAAAAAACACAAAGTCTATTCCTGAATATTCAGAAGTGGCCTATCCAGATTATTTTGGCCATATTCCACCCCCATTTAAGGAGCCTATTCTGGAAAGGCCATATGGAGTGCAGAG gaCAAAAATCTCTCAAGATATTGAAAGACTGATTCATCAAAATGACATTATAGACAGAGTTGTATATGACCTTGATAATTCCAG CTGTTCAGTACCAGAGGAAGCAGATGTTTTGAAGTTTAATTCCAAATTTGAATCTGGAAACCTGCGCAAAGTTATTCAGATCAGAAA AAACGAGTATGATCTAATTCTGAACTCGGATATAAATAGCAATCATTATCATCAATGGTTTTActttgaagtcagtggaatGAAAACTGGCATCAGTTACCGGTTTAACATCATTAACTGTGAAAAGTCAAACAGTCAATTTAACTACG gtATGCAGCCCCTCATGTATTCTGTTCAAGAAGCATTAAATTCTCGACCATCTTGGACTCGTGTTGGGACAGATATCTGTTACTATAA GAATCACTTTTCAAGAAGTTCAATTGCTGCTGGAGGTCAGAAAGGAAAATCTTATTACACAATTACATTCACAGTGACTTTTCAGCATAAAGATGATGTCTGCTACTTTGCTTACCATTATCCATATACATATTCAACTTTAAAG ATGCATCTTCACAAGCTGGAATCTATGCACAACCCTCAACAGATATATTTTCGGCAAGATGTTCTCTGTGAGACTTTGGCTGGCAACAGTTGTCCCTTAGTCACTATTACAGCCATGCCAGAGTCCAATTACTATGAACATATCTGTCAGTTCA GGAATCGTCCTtatgttttcctctctgctcgTGTACATCCTGGAGAGACTAATGCGAGCTGGGTTATGAAGGGAACGCTGGAATACCTTATGAGCAATAATCCAAGTGCACAATGTTTACGAGAAtcttatattttcaaaattattcccATGCTCAATCCAGATGGTGTCATCAATGGAAA CCACCGTTGCTCTTTAAGTGGAGAAGATTTAAACAGGCAGTGGCAAAATCCAAATCCAGATCTGCATCCCACTATTTACCATGCTAAAGGGTTACTGCAATATCTGGCTGCCATAAAACGTTTACCTTTG GTCTACTGTGATTATCATGGTCACTCTCGTAAAAAGAATGTATTTATGTATGGCTGCAGCATCAAAGAGACAATGTGGCACACAAATGTTAATGCTGCCTCTTGTGACGTGACGGAAGACCCTGGTTACAGG GCACTCCCCAAGATCCTGAGTCAAACTGCCCCAGCATTCTGCAtgggcagctgcagctttgtAGTGGAAAAGTCCAAGGAATCAACAGCACGAGTTGTTGTGTGGAGAGAGATAGGAGTACAAAGGAGCTACACAATGGAAAGCACATTATGTGGATGTGACCAGGGCAAATATAAG ggATTGCAGATAGGgacaagagaactggaggagATGGGAGCAAAGTTCTGCGTTGGCTTGCTGCGTTTAAAAAGAATGTCCTCACCTTTGGAATATGATCTGCCTTCTAGTCTGTTGGATCTTGAAAATGAGCTGATTGAGTCGAGCTGTAAAGTGACAAG